A window from Manis javanica isolate MJ-LG chromosome 10, MJ_LKY, whole genome shotgun sequence encodes these proteins:
- the LOC108404671 gene encoding radial spoke head 10 homolog B2 isoform X3: protein MVKEKKRLDRKGDKPARSPSALSDYPEFSKQDGDATRQEGAVRLGMQLSGAESKKESQNHHQGEGATQYEEPVLTKLIVESYKSGNIYEGQWENNMRHGEGRMRWLTTNEEYTGQWVKGVQNGFGTHIWFLKRIPTSQYPLRNEYIGEFVNGYRHGHGKFYYASGAMYEGEWVFNKKHGMGRLTFKNGHVYDGPFSSDHIVEFPNPEVESISHMDQSSESAARSWSQGPSCIGAEIIRKHDGSESNSVLGSSIELDLSLLLNKYPEKDQPEERRQVEYAILRNITELRRIYNFYSSLGCDHSMDNTFLMTKLHFWRFLKDCRLHHHNMTLADMDRVLSANNDIPAEEIHSPFTTILLRMFLNYLLQLAYHIHHKEYQSRSPSLFLCFTKLMAENIHPNACCVKGILFSGQQRTLYSMNYIDKCWEIYVAYCRPSAAPPHELTMKMRHFLWMLKDFKMINKGLTATKFVELIAEDNPSLDDGIDSNFELELVFLEFFEALLSFAVISVTDQRTKSYLNIPHDDLPGNKHGSVYTVTNQLTVRKSPSDEIIPKMKCKSSGKGLTFLSQNETEEKPKDEQKEKLNMWINNVYTFFVNTLFQAHKHEETLKEKVKEDRSQATAMAQQRKIENDALEARLNSLREEEAKRQGYEVDITVVTELVDTPSLNFMPSPPKEDIVVSQASKSAPSTKKKK from the exons atggtgaaagaaaagaaaagactggACAGAAAGGGGGACAAGCCTGCCCGCTCTCCCTCCGCACTCTCGGATTATCCAGAGTTCTCCAAACAAGACGGGGATGCCACCAGGCAAGAAGGTGCTGTCCGGCTGGGAATGCAGCTCAGTGGAGCAGAATCCAAAAAGGAGTCCCAAAACCACCATCAGGGTGAAGGTGCCACTCAATATGAAGAGCCCGTTCTGACCAAGCTCATAGTTGAAAG TTACAAATCCGGAAATATATATGAAGGTCAGTGGGAAAACAATATGcgccatggggaaggcaggatgAGATGGCTGACAACTAATGAAGAGTACACTGGTCAGTGGGTGAAGGGGGTCCAG aATGGCTTTGGAACACACATATGGTTTCTAAAGAGAATCCCTACTTCCCAGTATCCTTTGAGAAATGAATACATAGGAGAGTTTGTAAATGGATATCGTCATGGCCATGGAAAGTTTTACTATGCCAGTGGAGCCATGTATGAGGGAGAATGGGTTTTCAATAAGAAACATGGCATG GGCCGATTAACTTTCAAGAATGGGCATGTATATGATGGCCCATTTTCCAGTGACCACATAGTGGAGTTTCCAAATCCTGAAGTTGAATCGATAAGTCACATGGACCAGTCTTCAGAATCTGCTGCCAGGAGCTGGTCCCAAGGGCCTTCCTGCATCGGTGCTG AAATTATCAGAAAGCATGACGGTAGTGAAAGTAACTCCGTATTAGGATCGAGCATTGAGCTGGACCTGAGCTTGCTGCTAAACAAGTACCCTGAGAAAGACCAACCAGAGGAAAGGAGGCAG GTAGAATATGCTATCTTAAGAAATATTACAGAATTAAGAAGAATCTATAACTTTTACAGCAGCCTAGGATGTGATCACTCTATGGATAACACCTTTCTGATGACAAAGCTTCACTTCTGGAGGTTTCTAAAGGACTGCAGACTTCATCACCATAACATGACTCTTGCTGATATGGACAGGGTATTAAGTG CCAATAATGACATACCAGCTGAAGAAATCCATTCTCCATTTACAACAATACTTTTGAGAATGTTTCTGAATTACCTCCTGCAGTTGGCTTACCACATTCATCACAAAGAATACCA AAGTAGAAGCCCATCGCTCTTTTTGTGTTTTACAAAACTGATGGCTGAGAATATTCATCCAAATGCTTGCTGTGTAAAAG gtaTCTTATTCAGTGGGCAGCAGCGGACGCTCTACTCGATGAACTACATTGATAAGTGCTGGGAGATTTATGTGGCGTACTGCAGGCCAAGTGCAGCACCTCCCCACGAGCTTACGATGAAGATGAGACATTTCCTCTGGATGTTGAAG gactttaaaatgataaataaaggaTTAACAGCAACCAAATTTGTGGAGCTCATAGCAGAGGACAACCCTTCCTTGGATGACGGCATTGACAGCAACTTTGAACTTGAG CTGGTTTTCCTGGAATTCTTTGAAGCTCTCTTAAGCTTTGCAGTCATCTCTGTCACTGACCAAAGGACAAAATCCTACTTAAATATTCCACATGATGACTTGCCTGGAAACAAACATGGAAGTGTTTACACAGTAACAAATCAG CTCACGGTCAGGAAGTCCCCAAGTGATGAAATAATTCCCAAAATGAAATGTAAGTCTTCAGGAAAAGGGCTAACCTTTCTATCTCAAAATG AGACAGAAGAAAAACCCAAGGATGAACAAAAGGAGAAACTCAATATGTGGATCAATAATGTGTATACCTTCTTTGTGAACACGCTCTTCCAGGCACATAAGCATGAAGAAACTCTCAAGGAGAAAGTAAAGGAAGACAGGTCACAAGCCACAGCAATGGCCcaacaaaggaaaattgaaaatGATGCGCTGGAAGCAAG
- the LOC108404671 gene encoding radial spoke head 10 homolog B2 isoform X1 — translation MVKEKKRLDRKGDKPARSPSALSDYPEFSKQDGDATRQEGAVRLGMQLSGAESKKESQNHHQGEGATQYEEPVLTKLIVESYEGEKVHGLYEGEGFAVFQGGCTYHGMFSEGLMHGQGTYIWADGLKYEGDFVKNIPMSHGVYTWPDGSTYEGEVVSGIRNGFGTFKCSTQPVSYVGHWCHGRRHGKGSIYYNQEGTSWYEGDWVYNIRKGWGIRCYKSGNIYEGQWENNMRHGEGRMRWLTTNEEYTGQWVKGVQNGFGTHIWFLKRIPTSQYPLRNEYIGEFVNGYRHGHGKFYYASGAMYEGEWVFNKKHGMGRLTFKNGHVYDGPFSSDHIVEFPNPEVESISHMDQSSESAARSWSQGPSCIGAEIIRKHDGSESNSVLGSSIELDLSLLLNKYPEKDQPEERRQVEYAILRNITELRRIYNFYSSLGCDHSMDNTFLMTKLHFWRFLKDCRLHHHNMTLADMDRVLSANNDIPAEEIHSPFTTILLRMFLNYLLQLAYHIHHKEYQSRSPSLFLCFTKLMAENIHPNACCVKGILFSGQQRTLYSMNYIDKCWEIYVAYCRPSAAPPHELTMKMRHFLWMLKDFKMINKGLTATKFVELIAEDNPSLDDGIDSNFELELVFLEFFEALLSFAVISVTDQRTKSYLNIPHDDLPGNKHGSVYTVTNQLTVRKSPSDEIIPKMKCKSSGKGLTFLSQNETEEKPKDEQKEKLNMWINNVYTFFVNTLFQAHKHEETLKEKVKEDRSQATAMAQQRKIENDALEARLNSLREEEAKRQGYEVDITVVTELVDTPSLNFMPSPPKEDIVVSQASKSAPSTKKKK, via the exons atggtgaaagaaaagaaaagactggACAGAAAGGGGGACAAGCCTGCCCGCTCTCCCTCCGCACTCTCGGATTATCCAGAGTTCTCCAAACAAGACGGGGATGCCACCAGGCAAGAAGGTGCTGTCCGGCTGGGAATGCAGCTCAGTGGAGCAGAATCCAAAAAGGAGTCCCAAAACCACCATCAGGGTGAAGGTGCCACTCAATATGAAGAGCCCGTTCTGACCAAGCTCATAGTTGAAAG CTACGAAGGGGAAAAAGTCCATGGACTCTATGAGGGAGAAGGCTTTGCAGTCTTTCAAGGCGGTTGTACCTACCAT GGTATGTTTTCAGAAGGACTCATGCATGGACAAGGGACTTATATTTGGGCCGACGGATTGAAGTATGAG GGAGACTTTGTGAAGAACATTCCCATGAGCCACGGCGTGTACACATGGCCAGACGGCAGCACCTATGAGGGAGAAGTGGTGAGCGGCATAAGGAATGGATTCGGCACATTCAAGTGCAGCACGCAGCCCGTGTCCTACGTTGGGCACTGGTGCCATGGCAGGAGACATGGGAAG GGCTCCATTTATTACAATCAAGAGGGCACCTCTTGGTACGAGGGAGACTGGGTGTACAACATCAGGAAGGGATGGGGCATCAGATG TTACAAATCCGGAAATATATATGAAGGTCAGTGGGAAAACAATATGcgccatggggaaggcaggatgAGATGGCTGACAACTAATGAAGAGTACACTGGTCAGTGGGTGAAGGGGGTCCAG aATGGCTTTGGAACACACATATGGTTTCTAAAGAGAATCCCTACTTCCCAGTATCCTTTGAGAAATGAATACATAGGAGAGTTTGTAAATGGATATCGTCATGGCCATGGAAAGTTTTACTATGCCAGTGGAGCCATGTATGAGGGAGAATGGGTTTTCAATAAGAAACATGGCATG GGCCGATTAACTTTCAAGAATGGGCATGTATATGATGGCCCATTTTCCAGTGACCACATAGTGGAGTTTCCAAATCCTGAAGTTGAATCGATAAGTCACATGGACCAGTCTTCAGAATCTGCTGCCAGGAGCTGGTCCCAAGGGCCTTCCTGCATCGGTGCTG AAATTATCAGAAAGCATGACGGTAGTGAAAGTAACTCCGTATTAGGATCGAGCATTGAGCTGGACCTGAGCTTGCTGCTAAACAAGTACCCTGAGAAAGACCAACCAGAGGAAAGGAGGCAG GTAGAATATGCTATCTTAAGAAATATTACAGAATTAAGAAGAATCTATAACTTTTACAGCAGCCTAGGATGTGATCACTCTATGGATAACACCTTTCTGATGACAAAGCTTCACTTCTGGAGGTTTCTAAAGGACTGCAGACTTCATCACCATAACATGACTCTTGCTGATATGGACAGGGTATTAAGTG CCAATAATGACATACCAGCTGAAGAAATCCATTCTCCATTTACAACAATACTTTTGAGAATGTTTCTGAATTACCTCCTGCAGTTGGCTTACCACATTCATCACAAAGAATACCA AAGTAGAAGCCCATCGCTCTTTTTGTGTTTTACAAAACTGATGGCTGAGAATATTCATCCAAATGCTTGCTGTGTAAAAG gtaTCTTATTCAGTGGGCAGCAGCGGACGCTCTACTCGATGAACTACATTGATAAGTGCTGGGAGATTTATGTGGCGTACTGCAGGCCAAGTGCAGCACCTCCCCACGAGCTTACGATGAAGATGAGACATTTCCTCTGGATGTTGAAG gactttaaaatgataaataaaggaTTAACAGCAACCAAATTTGTGGAGCTCATAGCAGAGGACAACCCTTCCTTGGATGACGGCATTGACAGCAACTTTGAACTTGAG CTGGTTTTCCTGGAATTCTTTGAAGCTCTCTTAAGCTTTGCAGTCATCTCTGTCACTGACCAAAGGACAAAATCCTACTTAAATATTCCACATGATGACTTGCCTGGAAACAAACATGGAAGTGTTTACACAGTAACAAATCAG CTCACGGTCAGGAAGTCCCCAAGTGATGAAATAATTCCCAAAATGAAATGTAAGTCTTCAGGAAAAGGGCTAACCTTTCTATCTCAAAATG AGACAGAAGAAAAACCCAAGGATGAACAAAAGGAGAAACTCAATATGTGGATCAATAATGTGTATACCTTCTTTGTGAACACGCTCTTCCAGGCACATAAGCATGAAGAAACTCTCAAGGAGAAAGTAAAGGAAGACAGGTCACAAGCCACAGCAATGGCCcaacaaaggaaaattgaaaatGATGCGCTGGAAGCAAG
- the LOC108404671 gene encoding radial spoke head 10 homolog B isoform X4: protein MVKEKKRLDRKGDKPARSPSALSDYPEFSKQDGDATRQEGAVRLGMQLSGAESKKESQNHHQGEGATQYEEPVLTKLIVESYEGEKVHGLYEGEGFAVFQGGCTYHGMFSEGLMHGQGTYIWADGLKYEGDFVKNIPMSHGVYTWPDGSTYEGEVVSGIRNGFGTFKCSTQPVSYVGHWCHGRRHGKGSIYYNQEGTSWYEGDWVYNIRKGWGIRCYKSGNIYEGQWENNMRHGEGRMRWLTTNEEYTGQWVKGVQNGFGTHIWFLKRIPTSQYPLRNEYIGEFVNGYRHGHGKFYYASGAMYEGEWVFNKKHGMGRLTFKNGHVYDGPFSSDHIVEFPNPEVESISHMDQSSESAARSWSQGPSCIGAEIIRKHDGSESNSVLGSSIELDLSLLLNKYPEKDQPEERRQVEYAILRNITELRRIYNFYSSLGCDHSMDNTFLMTKLHFWRFLKDCRLHHHNMTLADMDRVLSANNDIPAEEIHSPFTTILLRMFLNYLLQLAYHIHHKEYQSRSPSLFLCFTKLMAENIHPNACCVKGILFSGQQRTLYSMNYIDKCWEIYVAYCRPSAAPPHELTMKMRHFLWMLKDFKMINKGLTATKFVELIAEDNPSLDDGIDSNFELELVFLEFFEALLSFAVISVTDQRTKSYLNIPHDDLPGNKHGSVYTVTNQKSSVLVLTSDSQNRSPCAVTSQESDIPYDSTKSSSSKLAPLLGISKISKSELTVRKSPSDEIIPKMKCKSSGKGLTFLSQNETEEKPKDEQKEKLNMWINNVYTFFVNTLFQAHKHEETLKEKVKEDRSQATAMAQQRKIENDALEARLNSLREEEAKRQGYEVDITVVTELVDTPSLNFMPSPPKEDIVVSQASKSAPSTKKKK from the exons atggtgaaagaaaagaaaagactggACAGAAAGGGGGACAAGCCTGCCCGCTCTCCCTCCGCACTCTCGGATTATCCAGAGTTCTCCAAACAAGACGGGGATGCCACCAGGCAAGAAGGTGCTGTCCGGCTGGGAATGCAGCTCAGTGGAGCAGAATCCAAAAAGGAGTCCCAAAACCACCATCAGGGTGAAGGTGCCACTCAATATGAAGAGCCCGTTCTGACCAAGCTCATAGTTGAAAG CTACGAAGGGGAAAAAGTCCATGGACTCTATGAGGGAGAAGGCTTTGCAGTCTTTCAAGGCGGTTGTACCTACCAT GGTATGTTTTCAGAAGGACTCATGCATGGACAAGGGACTTATATTTGGGCCGACGGATTGAAGTATGAG GGAGACTTTGTGAAGAACATTCCCATGAGCCACGGCGTGTACACATGGCCAGACGGCAGCACCTATGAGGGAGAAGTGGTGAGCGGCATAAGGAATGGATTCGGCACATTCAAGTGCAGCACGCAGCCCGTGTCCTACGTTGGGCACTGGTGCCATGGCAGGAGACATGGGAAG GGCTCCATTTATTACAATCAAGAGGGCACCTCTTGGTACGAGGGAGACTGGGTGTACAACATCAGGAAGGGATGGGGCATCAGATG TTACAAATCCGGAAATATATATGAAGGTCAGTGGGAAAACAATATGcgccatggggaaggcaggatgAGATGGCTGACAACTAATGAAGAGTACACTGGTCAGTGGGTGAAGGGGGTCCAG aATGGCTTTGGAACACACATATGGTTTCTAAAGAGAATCCCTACTTCCCAGTATCCTTTGAGAAATGAATACATAGGAGAGTTTGTAAATGGATATCGTCATGGCCATGGAAAGTTTTACTATGCCAGTGGAGCCATGTATGAGGGAGAATGGGTTTTCAATAAGAAACATGGCATG GGCCGATTAACTTTCAAGAATGGGCATGTATATGATGGCCCATTTTCCAGTGACCACATAGTGGAGTTTCCAAATCCTGAAGTTGAATCGATAAGTCACATGGACCAGTCTTCAGAATCTGCTGCCAGGAGCTGGTCCCAAGGGCCTTCCTGCATCGGTGCTG AAATTATCAGAAAGCATGACGGTAGTGAAAGTAACTCCGTATTAGGATCGAGCATTGAGCTGGACCTGAGCTTGCTGCTAAACAAGTACCCTGAGAAAGACCAACCAGAGGAAAGGAGGCAG GTAGAATATGCTATCTTAAGAAATATTACAGAATTAAGAAGAATCTATAACTTTTACAGCAGCCTAGGATGTGATCACTCTATGGATAACACCTTTCTGATGACAAAGCTTCACTTCTGGAGGTTTCTAAAGGACTGCAGACTTCATCACCATAACATGACTCTTGCTGATATGGACAGGGTATTAAGTG CCAATAATGACATACCAGCTGAAGAAATCCATTCTCCATTTACAACAATACTTTTGAGAATGTTTCTGAATTACCTCCTGCAGTTGGCTTACCACATTCATCACAAAGAATACCA AAGTAGAAGCCCATCGCTCTTTTTGTGTTTTACAAAACTGATGGCTGAGAATATTCATCCAAATGCTTGCTGTGTAAAAG gtaTCTTATTCAGTGGGCAGCAGCGGACGCTCTACTCGATGAACTACATTGATAAGTGCTGGGAGATTTATGTGGCGTACTGCAGGCCAAGTGCAGCACCTCCCCACGAGCTTACGATGAAGATGAGACATTTCCTCTGGATGTTGAAG gactttaaaatgataaataaaggaTTAACAGCAACCAAATTTGTGGAGCTCATAGCAGAGGACAACCCTTCCTTGGATGACGGCATTGACAGCAACTTTGAACTTGAG CTGGTTTTCCTGGAATTCTTTGAAGCTCTCTTAAGCTTTGCAGTCATCTCTGTCACTGACCAAAGGACAAAATCCTACTTAAATATTCCACATGATGACTTGCCTGGAAACAAACATGGAAGTGTTTACACAGTAACAAATCAG AAATCCTCTGTGTTGGTGCTCACTTCTGACTCCCAGAACAGGAGTCCTTGTGCAGTAACAAGCCAGGAATCAGATATACCCTATGACAGCACCAAGTCATCTTCAAGCAAGTTAGCACCCTTGCTTGGCATCAGCAAAATAAGTAAATCAGAG CTCACGGTCAGGAAGTCCCCAAGTGATGAAATAATTCCCAAAATGAAATGTAAGTCTTCAGGAAAAGGGCTAACCTTTCTATCTCAAAATG AGACAGAAGAAAAACCCAAGGATGAACAAAAGGAGAAACTCAATATGTGGATCAATAATGTGTATACCTTCTTTGTGAACACGCTCTTCCAGGCACATAAGCATGAAGAAACTCTCAAGGAGAAAGTAAAGGAAGACAGGTCACAAGCCACAGCAATGGCCcaacaaaggaaaattgaaaatGATGCGCTGGAAGCAAG
- the LOC108404671 gene encoding radial spoke head 10 homolog B2 isoform X2 → MVKEKKRLDRKGDKPARSPSALSDYPEFSKQDGDATRQEGAVRLGMQLSGAESKKESQNHHQGEGATQYEEPVLTKLIVESYEGEKVHGLYEGEGFAVFQGGCTYHGMFSEGLMHGQGTYIWADGLKYEGDFVKNIPMSHGVYTWPDGSTYEGEVVSGIRNGFGTFKCSTQPVSYVGHWCHGRRHGKGSIYYNQEGTSWYEGDWVYNIRKGWGIRCYKSGNIYEGQWENNMRHGEGRMRWLTTNEEYTGQWVKGVQNGFGTHIWFLKRIPTSQYPLRNEYIGEFVNGYRHGHGKFYYASGAMYEGEWVFNKKHGMGRLTFKNGHVYDGPFSSDHIVEFPNPEVESISHMDQSSESAARSWSQGPSCIGAEIIRKHDGSESNSVLGSSIELDLSLLLNKYPEKDQPEERRQVEYAILRNITELRRIYNFYSSLGCDHSMDNTFLMTKLHFWRFLKDCRLHHHNMTLADMDRVLSANNDIPAEEIHSPFTTILLRMFLNYLLQLAYHIHHKEYQSRSPSLFLCFTKLMAENIHPNACCVKGILFSGQQRTLYSMNYIDKCWEIYVAYCRPSAAPPHELTMKMRHFLWMLKDFKMINKGLTATKFVELIAEDNPSLDDGIDSNFELELVFLEFFEALLSFAVISVTDQRTKSYLNIPHDDLPGNKHGSVYTVTNQLTVRKSPSDEIIPKMKCKSSGKGLTFLSQNETEEKPKDEQKEKLNMWINNVYTFFVNTLFQAHKHEETLKEKVKEDRSQATAMAQQRKIENDALEARLTEVRGS, encoded by the exons atggtgaaagaaaagaaaagactggACAGAAAGGGGGACAAGCCTGCCCGCTCTCCCTCCGCACTCTCGGATTATCCAGAGTTCTCCAAACAAGACGGGGATGCCACCAGGCAAGAAGGTGCTGTCCGGCTGGGAATGCAGCTCAGTGGAGCAGAATCCAAAAAGGAGTCCCAAAACCACCATCAGGGTGAAGGTGCCACTCAATATGAAGAGCCCGTTCTGACCAAGCTCATAGTTGAAAG CTACGAAGGGGAAAAAGTCCATGGACTCTATGAGGGAGAAGGCTTTGCAGTCTTTCAAGGCGGTTGTACCTACCAT GGTATGTTTTCAGAAGGACTCATGCATGGACAAGGGACTTATATTTGGGCCGACGGATTGAAGTATGAG GGAGACTTTGTGAAGAACATTCCCATGAGCCACGGCGTGTACACATGGCCAGACGGCAGCACCTATGAGGGAGAAGTGGTGAGCGGCATAAGGAATGGATTCGGCACATTCAAGTGCAGCACGCAGCCCGTGTCCTACGTTGGGCACTGGTGCCATGGCAGGAGACATGGGAAG GGCTCCATTTATTACAATCAAGAGGGCACCTCTTGGTACGAGGGAGACTGGGTGTACAACATCAGGAAGGGATGGGGCATCAGATG TTACAAATCCGGAAATATATATGAAGGTCAGTGGGAAAACAATATGcgccatggggaaggcaggatgAGATGGCTGACAACTAATGAAGAGTACACTGGTCAGTGGGTGAAGGGGGTCCAG aATGGCTTTGGAACACACATATGGTTTCTAAAGAGAATCCCTACTTCCCAGTATCCTTTGAGAAATGAATACATAGGAGAGTTTGTAAATGGATATCGTCATGGCCATGGAAAGTTTTACTATGCCAGTGGAGCCATGTATGAGGGAGAATGGGTTTTCAATAAGAAACATGGCATG GGCCGATTAACTTTCAAGAATGGGCATGTATATGATGGCCCATTTTCCAGTGACCACATAGTGGAGTTTCCAAATCCTGAAGTTGAATCGATAAGTCACATGGACCAGTCTTCAGAATCTGCTGCCAGGAGCTGGTCCCAAGGGCCTTCCTGCATCGGTGCTG AAATTATCAGAAAGCATGACGGTAGTGAAAGTAACTCCGTATTAGGATCGAGCATTGAGCTGGACCTGAGCTTGCTGCTAAACAAGTACCCTGAGAAAGACCAACCAGAGGAAAGGAGGCAG GTAGAATATGCTATCTTAAGAAATATTACAGAATTAAGAAGAATCTATAACTTTTACAGCAGCCTAGGATGTGATCACTCTATGGATAACACCTTTCTGATGACAAAGCTTCACTTCTGGAGGTTTCTAAAGGACTGCAGACTTCATCACCATAACATGACTCTTGCTGATATGGACAGGGTATTAAGTG CCAATAATGACATACCAGCTGAAGAAATCCATTCTCCATTTACAACAATACTTTTGAGAATGTTTCTGAATTACCTCCTGCAGTTGGCTTACCACATTCATCACAAAGAATACCA AAGTAGAAGCCCATCGCTCTTTTTGTGTTTTACAAAACTGATGGCTGAGAATATTCATCCAAATGCTTGCTGTGTAAAAG gtaTCTTATTCAGTGGGCAGCAGCGGACGCTCTACTCGATGAACTACATTGATAAGTGCTGGGAGATTTATGTGGCGTACTGCAGGCCAAGTGCAGCACCTCCCCACGAGCTTACGATGAAGATGAGACATTTCCTCTGGATGTTGAAG gactttaaaatgataaataaaggaTTAACAGCAACCAAATTTGTGGAGCTCATAGCAGAGGACAACCCTTCCTTGGATGACGGCATTGACAGCAACTTTGAACTTGAG CTGGTTTTCCTGGAATTCTTTGAAGCTCTCTTAAGCTTTGCAGTCATCTCTGTCACTGACCAAAGGACAAAATCCTACTTAAATATTCCACATGATGACTTGCCTGGAAACAAACATGGAAGTGTTTACACAGTAACAAATCAG CTCACGGTCAGGAAGTCCCCAAGTGATGAAATAATTCCCAAAATGAAATGTAAGTCTTCAGGAAAAGGGCTAACCTTTCTATCTCAAAATG AGACAGAAGAAAAACCCAAGGATGAACAAAAGGAGAAACTCAATATGTGGATCAATAATGTGTATACCTTCTTTGTGAACACGCTCTTCCAGGCACATAAGCATGAAGAAACTCTCAAGGAGAAAGTAAAGGAAGACAGGTCACAAGCCACAGCAATGGCCcaacaaaggaaaattgaaaatGATGCGCTGGAAGCAAG